A genomic region of Mycobacterium sp. Aquia_213 contains the following coding sequences:
- a CDS encoding hydrogenase maturation protease — protein MVGCGNLLRGDDGVGPVLVRHLWERGVPEGARLVDGGTAGMDVAFQMRGADRVVIIDAAATGSAPGTIFKVPGAELADLPPLQGLHTHSFRWDHAIAFARWALGDDCPTDITVYLVGVEGVELGADLSAPVQAAMELVIDRIEADHLAALRPAAAGEATVEFTADGYLRLDATLAASRFPSDAVVAVLRDGDLWLIPLRGPRSGGLLLKQRNPAGDRSLLIREVIADRAISGVAGAFWDDATKSLRIPLQGRREPPG, from the coding sequence GTGGTCGGCTGCGGCAATCTGCTGCGCGGTGACGACGGTGTCGGACCCGTTCTGGTCCGCCACCTTTGGGAACGCGGGGTCCCCGAGGGGGCACGCCTGGTCGACGGCGGTACCGCGGGCATGGACGTGGCGTTCCAGATGCGCGGCGCCGATCGCGTGGTGATCATCGACGCGGCGGCGACGGGTTCGGCGCCGGGCACCATTTTCAAGGTGCCGGGAGCGGAGCTGGCGGACCTGCCGCCGCTACAGGGCCTGCATACCCACTCGTTTCGCTGGGACCATGCGATCGCGTTCGCCCGCTGGGCGCTCGGCGATGACTGTCCGACTGACATCACCGTCTATCTCGTCGGGGTGGAAGGTGTCGAGCTCGGTGCAGATCTGTCCGCACCGGTACAGGCCGCGATGGAGCTGGTCATCGACCGGATCGAGGCCGACCATCTCGCCGCACTTCGGCCTGCCGCAGCCGGCGAGGCCACCGTCGAATTCACCGCCGACGGTTACCTGCGGCTGGATGCAACGTTGGCGGCCAGTCGATTTCCCTCCGACGCTGTGGTGGCCGTGCTCCGCGACGGCGACCTGTGGCTGATCCCGCTGCGCGGTCCGCGCAGTGGAGGACTGTTGTTGAAGCAGCGCAACCCCGCGGGTGACCGGTCGCTGCTTATTCGCGAGGTGATCGCTGACCGCGCAATTTCGGGTGTCGCTGGTGCATTCTGGGACGATGCAACCAAGTCGCTGCGCATTCCGTTGCAGGGCCGGCGGGAGCCGCCGGGGTGA
- a CDS encoding nickel-dependent hydrogenase large subunit has translation MTALDLYVSPLGRVEGDLDVRVTVEDGVVTSAWTEAAMFRGFEIILRGKDPQAGLIVCPRICGICGGSHLYKSAYALDTAWRTHVPPNATLVRNICQACETLQSIPRYFYALFAIDLTNKNYAKSKLYDEAVRRFAPYVGTSYQPGVVLSAKPVEVYAIFGGQWPHSSFMVPGGVMCAPTLSDVTRSIAILEHWKDNWLEARWLGCTIDRWLENKTWEDVLAWVDENESQYNSDCGFFIRYCLDVGLDKYGAGVGNYISTGTYFNPSLYENPTIAGRNAALIGRSGVYAKGKWYEFDQANVREDVTHSFYEGSRPLHPFEGETIPIDPEQGRKDGKYSWAKSPRYAVGNLGNIPLEAGPLARRMAAGGPNAAAHQDNDPLFVDMFNKIGPSVMVRQLARMHEGPKYYKWTREWLDQLNLKESFYSKPIEHAEGMGFGSTEAARGALSDWIVLEDNKIKNYQVVTPTAWNIGPRDSGQVLGPIESALVGSPIVDPDDPVELGHVARSFDSCLVCTVHAYDGKTGKELSRFVINGMV, from the coding sequence ATGACTGCGCTCGACCTCTATGTCAGTCCATTGGGCCGCGTCGAGGGAGACCTCGACGTCCGCGTCACCGTCGAGGACGGCGTCGTCACGTCGGCCTGGACCGAGGCCGCGATGTTCCGGGGCTTCGAAATCATCTTGCGCGGCAAGGACCCGCAGGCCGGCCTCATCGTGTGTCCGCGCATCTGCGGCATCTGCGGCGGCAGCCACCTCTACAAGTCGGCGTACGCGCTGGACACCGCGTGGCGAACGCATGTGCCGCCCAACGCCACCCTGGTGCGCAACATCTGCCAGGCATGCGAGACGCTGCAGTCGATCCCACGCTACTTCTACGCGCTGTTCGCGATCGACCTGACCAACAAGAACTACGCCAAGTCCAAGCTCTACGACGAAGCGGTGCGCCGGTTTGCCCCGTACGTCGGCACGAGTTACCAACCGGGCGTTGTGCTTTCAGCAAAGCCCGTCGAGGTGTACGCGATCTTCGGCGGGCAGTGGCCGCACTCGAGCTTCATGGTGCCCGGCGGGGTGATGTGCGCGCCAACGCTATCGGACGTCACCCGCTCGATCGCGATCCTCGAGCACTGGAAAGACAACTGGCTGGAAGCGCGATGGCTTGGTTGCACCATCGACCGTTGGCTGGAGAACAAGACCTGGGAAGACGTGCTGGCCTGGGTGGACGAGAACGAATCCCAATACAATAGTGACTGCGGCTTTTTCATCCGCTACTGCCTGGACGTCGGCCTGGACAAGTACGGCGCCGGCGTCGGCAACTACATCTCCACGGGCACCTACTTCAACCCGTCGCTGTATGAGAACCCGACAATCGCCGGGCGCAATGCCGCGCTGATCGGCCGTTCCGGCGTGTACGCCAAGGGTAAGTGGTACGAGTTCGACCAGGCCAACGTCCGCGAGGACGTCACCCACTCGTTCTACGAGGGCAGCCGCCCGCTGCATCCATTCGAAGGCGAGACCATTCCGATCGATCCCGAGCAGGGCCGCAAAGACGGCAAGTACAGCTGGGCCAAGTCGCCCCGGTATGCCGTGGGCAACCTGGGCAATATCCCGCTGGAAGCCGGCCCCCTGGCCCGCCGGATGGCGGCCGGTGGTCCCAATGCCGCCGCACACCAGGACAACGACCCGCTGTTCGTGGACATGTTCAACAAGATCGGACCGAGCGTCATGGTCCGCCAGCTCGCACGCATGCACGAGGGCCCGAAGTACTACAAGTGGACCCGCGAGTGGCTCGATCAACTCAACCTCAAGGAAAGCTTCTACTCCAAGCCCATCGAGCACGCCGAGGGCATGGGGTTCGGCTCGACCGAGGCCGCTCGCGGTGCGCTTTCGGACTGGATCGTGCTCGAGGACAACAAGATTAAGAACTATCAAGTTGTGACCCCAACCGCGTGGAACATCGGCCCACGAGACAGTGGACAGGTGCTCGGCCCGATCGAGAGTGCGCTGGTCGGTTCGCCGATCGTGGACCCCGACGACCCGGTGGAACTCGGCCATGTCGCGCGCAGCTTCGACTCCTGCCTGGTGTGCACGGTGCACGCTTATGACGGCAAGACGGGTAAAGAGTTATCTCGGTTCGTGATCAACGGGATGGTGTGA